In the genome of Lynx canadensis isolate LIC74 chromosome X, mLynCan4.pri.v2, whole genome shotgun sequence, one region contains:
- the PDZD4 gene encoding PDZ domain-containing protein 4 isoform X2: MGCNMCVVQKPEEQYKVMLQVNGKELSKLSQEQTLEALRSSKEPLVIQVLRRSPRLRGDSSCHDLQLVDSGTQTDITFEHIMALGKLRPPTPPMVILEPPPISHEYYDPAEFMEGGPQEADRMDELEYEEVELYKTSHRDKLGLMVCYRTDDEEDLGIYVGEVNPNSIAAKDGRIREGDRIIQINGVDVQNREEAVAILSQEENTNISLLVARPESQLAKRWKDSDRDDFLDDFGSEHEGELRARKLKPPAAQQLGNEEEKGVPDVGTGLSNSQELDSGVGRTDESTRTEESSEHDLLGDEPASAADTPGALRKSRDLHFSMDSLLAEGAALGGGDLPGLTEEEYERYRELLEIKGHLENGNQLGLLFPRASGGGNGALDVNRNESLGHEMAMLEEELRHLEFKCRNILRAQKMQQLRERCMKAWLLEEEGLYDLGAGEPKKHELSDISELPEKSDKDSTSAYNTGESCRSTPLLAEPLPESPLRRAAAAAAAAAAGNSNLNRTPPGPAGPTHPKAAPPQGSPAKFRSLSRDPELGRRPHSEERVRRSPKPGVTLERVGPEGSPYLSRRHRGQGQESEHYHSCVQLAPPRGLEELGHGPLTLAGGPRVGGAAAATEAPRMEWKVKVRSDGTRYVAKRPVRDRLLKARALKIREERSGMTTDDDAVSEMKMGRYWSKEERKQHLIRAREQRKRREFMMQSRLECLREQQNGDSKAELNIIALSHRKTMKKRNKKILDNWITIQEMLAHGTRSADGKRVYNPLLSVTTV, translated from the exons ATGGGATGTAATATGTGCGTGGTTCAGAAACCGGAGGAGCAGTACAAAGTGATGCTTCAG GTGAACGGGAAGGAGCTCTCCAAGCTGTCTCAGGAGCAAACCCTGGAGGCCCTGCGCTCCTCCAAGGAGCCCCTAGTGATCCAGGTGCTGAGACGCAGCCCCCGCCTCCGGGGGGACAGCTCGTGCCATGACCTGCAGCTGGTGGACAGTGGCACTCAGACCGACATCACCTTTGAGCATATCATGGCGCTGGGCAAGCTGCGCCCGCCCACCCCGCCCATGGTCATCCTGGAGCC CCCCCCCATCAGCCATGAGTATTATGACCCAGCGGAGTTCATGGAGGGCGGCCCACAGGAGGCAGACCGTATGGACGAGCTGGAGTATGAG GAGGTGGAGCTGTATAAGACCAGCCACCGAGACAAGCTAGGCCTGATGGTTTGCTACCGCACGGACGATGAGGAGGACCTGGGCATCTATGTTGGAGAG GTGAATCCCAACAGCATTGCAGCCAAAGACGGCCGGATCCGCGAGGGCGACCGGATCATCCAG ATAAATGGCGTGGACGTCCAGAACCGGGAAGAGGCGGTGGCCATTCTGAGCCAGGAGGAGAACACCAACATCTCGCTGCTGGTGGCCCGGCCTGAGAGCCAG CTGGCAAAGCGGTGGAAGGACAGTGACCGGGATGACTTTCTGGATGACTTTGGCTCTGAGCATGAGGGGGAGCTGCGCGCACGGAAGCTGAAACCCCCCGCTGCCCAGCAG CTTGGCAACGAAGAGGAGAAGGGGGTCCCCGATGTGGGCACGGGCCTGAGCAACAGCCAGGAGCTGGACAGTGGGGTGGGCCGCACCGACGAGAGCACCCGCACCGAGGAGAGCTCCGAGCACGACCTGCTGGGCGACGAGCCCGCCAGCGCCGCCGACACCCCCGGGGCCCTGCGCAAGAGCCGCGACCTGCACTTCAGCATGGACTCCCTGCTGGCCGAGGGGGCGGCGCTGGGCGGGGGCGACCTCCCGGGCCTCACGGAGGAGGAGTACGAGCGCTACCGCGAGCTGCTGGAGATCAAGGGCCACCTGGAGAACGGCAACCAGCTGGGCCTCCTCTTCCCCAGGGCGTCTGGCGGCGGCAACGGCGCCCTGGATGTGAACCGCAACGAGAGCTTGGGCCACGAGATGGCCATGCTGGAGGAGGAGCTGCGACACCTGGAGTTCAAGTGCCGCAACATCCTGCGGGCGCAGAAGATGCAGCAGCTGCGCGAGCGCTGCATGAAGGCCTggctgctggaggaggagggtCTCTACGACCTGGGGGCCGGCGAGCCCAAGAAGCACGAGCTGTCGGACATCTCCGAGCTGCCAGAGAAGTCGGACAAGGACAGCACCAGCGCCTACAACACCGGGGAGAGCTGCCGCAGCACCCCGCTGCTCGCAGAGCCCCTGCCGGAGAGCCCCCTGCggcgggccgccgccgccgccgccgccgccgccgccggcaaCTCCAACTTGAACCGGACCCCTCCCGGCCCCGCcggccccacccaccccaaggCAGCCCCTCCGCAGGGGAGCCCCGCCAAGTTCCGATCTCTCTCCCGGGATCCCGAGCTGGGCCGGAGACCGCACTCGGAGGAGCGAGTCCGCCGGAGCCCCAAGCCGGGCGTGACCCTGGAGCGCGTGGGCCCCGAAGGCAGCCCTTACCTCTCGCGGCGCCACCGCGGCCAGGGCCAAGAGAGCGAGCACTACCACAGCTGTGTGCAGCTGGCCCCGCCGCGCGGCCTGGAAGAGCTGGGCCACGGGCCCCTCACTCTGGCCGGCGGCCCCCGGGTGGGCGGGGCAGCGGCGGCCACCGAAGCCCCCCGCATGGAGTGGAAGGTCAAGGTGCGCAGCGATGGGACCCGCTATGTGGCCAAGCGGCCGGTGCGCGATCGCCTCCTCAAAGCCCGGGCCCTGAAGATCCGGGAGGAGCGCAGCGGCATGACCACCGACGACGATGCGGTGAGCGAGATGAAGATGGGCCGCTACTGGAGCAAGGAGGAGCGGAAGCAGCACCTGATCCGGGCCCGGGAGCAGCGGAAGCGGCGCGAGTTCATGATGCAGAGCCGGCTGGAGTGCCTGCGGGAGCAGCAGAACGGCGACAGCAAGGCCGAGCTCAACATCATTGCCTTGAGCCACCGCAAAACCATGAAGAAGCGGAACAAGAAGATCCTGGACAACTGGATCACCATCCAGGAGATGCTGGCCCACGGCACTCGCTCCGCCGACGGCAAGCGGGTCTACAACCCTCTGCTCTCCGTCACCACTGTCTGA
- the PDZD4 gene encoding PDZ domain-containing protein 4 isoform X3: protein MGCNMCVVQKPEEQYKVMLQEVELYKTSHRDKLGLMVCYRTDDEEDLGIYVGEVNPNSIAAKDGRIREGDRIIQINGVDVQNREEAVAILSQEENTNISLLVARPESQLAKRWKDSDRDDFLDDFGSEHEGELRARKLKPPAAQQLGNEEEKGVPDVGTGLSNSQELDSGVGRTDESTRTEESSEHDLLGDEPASAADTPGALRKSRDLHFSMDSLLAEGAALGGGDLPGLTEEEYERYRELLEIKGHLENGNQLGLLFPRASGGGNGALDVNRNESLGHEMAMLEEELRHLEFKCRNILRAQKMQQLRERCMKAWLLEEEGLYDLGAGEPKKHELSDISELPEKSDKDSTSAYNTGESCRSTPLLAEPLPESPLRRAAAAAAAAAAGNSNLNRTPPGPAGPTHPKAAPPQGSPAKFRSLSRDPELGRRPHSEERVRRSPKPGVTLERVGPEGSPYLSRRHRGQGQESEHYHSCVQLAPPRGLEELGHGPLTLAGGPRVGGAAAATEAPRMEWKVKVRSDGTRYVAKRPVRDRLLKARALKIREERSGMTTDDDAVSEMKMGRYWSKEERKQHLIRAREQRKRREFMMQSRLECLREQQNGDSKAELNIIALSHRKTMKKRNKKILDNWITIQEMLAHGTRSADGKRVYNPLLSVTTV, encoded by the exons ATGGGATGTAATATGTGCGTGGTTCAGAAACCGGAGGAGCAGTACAAAGTGATGCTTCAG GAGGTGGAGCTGTATAAGACCAGCCACCGAGACAAGCTAGGCCTGATGGTTTGCTACCGCACGGACGATGAGGAGGACCTGGGCATCTATGTTGGAGAG GTGAATCCCAACAGCATTGCAGCCAAAGACGGCCGGATCCGCGAGGGCGACCGGATCATCCAG ATAAATGGCGTGGACGTCCAGAACCGGGAAGAGGCGGTGGCCATTCTGAGCCAGGAGGAGAACACCAACATCTCGCTGCTGGTGGCCCGGCCTGAGAGCCAG CTGGCAAAGCGGTGGAAGGACAGTGACCGGGATGACTTTCTGGATGACTTTGGCTCTGAGCATGAGGGGGAGCTGCGCGCACGGAAGCTGAAACCCCCCGCTGCCCAGCAG CTTGGCAACGAAGAGGAGAAGGGGGTCCCCGATGTGGGCACGGGCCTGAGCAACAGCCAGGAGCTGGACAGTGGGGTGGGCCGCACCGACGAGAGCACCCGCACCGAGGAGAGCTCCGAGCACGACCTGCTGGGCGACGAGCCCGCCAGCGCCGCCGACACCCCCGGGGCCCTGCGCAAGAGCCGCGACCTGCACTTCAGCATGGACTCCCTGCTGGCCGAGGGGGCGGCGCTGGGCGGGGGCGACCTCCCGGGCCTCACGGAGGAGGAGTACGAGCGCTACCGCGAGCTGCTGGAGATCAAGGGCCACCTGGAGAACGGCAACCAGCTGGGCCTCCTCTTCCCCAGGGCGTCTGGCGGCGGCAACGGCGCCCTGGATGTGAACCGCAACGAGAGCTTGGGCCACGAGATGGCCATGCTGGAGGAGGAGCTGCGACACCTGGAGTTCAAGTGCCGCAACATCCTGCGGGCGCAGAAGATGCAGCAGCTGCGCGAGCGCTGCATGAAGGCCTggctgctggaggaggagggtCTCTACGACCTGGGGGCCGGCGAGCCCAAGAAGCACGAGCTGTCGGACATCTCCGAGCTGCCAGAGAAGTCGGACAAGGACAGCACCAGCGCCTACAACACCGGGGAGAGCTGCCGCAGCACCCCGCTGCTCGCAGAGCCCCTGCCGGAGAGCCCCCTGCggcgggccgccgccgccgccgccgccgccgccgccggcaaCTCCAACTTGAACCGGACCCCTCCCGGCCCCGCcggccccacccaccccaaggCAGCCCCTCCGCAGGGGAGCCCCGCCAAGTTCCGATCTCTCTCCCGGGATCCCGAGCTGGGCCGGAGACCGCACTCGGAGGAGCGAGTCCGCCGGAGCCCCAAGCCGGGCGTGACCCTGGAGCGCGTGGGCCCCGAAGGCAGCCCTTACCTCTCGCGGCGCCACCGCGGCCAGGGCCAAGAGAGCGAGCACTACCACAGCTGTGTGCAGCTGGCCCCGCCGCGCGGCCTGGAAGAGCTGGGCCACGGGCCCCTCACTCTGGCCGGCGGCCCCCGGGTGGGCGGGGCAGCGGCGGCCACCGAAGCCCCCCGCATGGAGTGGAAGGTCAAGGTGCGCAGCGATGGGACCCGCTATGTGGCCAAGCGGCCGGTGCGCGATCGCCTCCTCAAAGCCCGGGCCCTGAAGATCCGGGAGGAGCGCAGCGGCATGACCACCGACGACGATGCGGTGAGCGAGATGAAGATGGGCCGCTACTGGAGCAAGGAGGAGCGGAAGCAGCACCTGATCCGGGCCCGGGAGCAGCGGAAGCGGCGCGAGTTCATGATGCAGAGCCGGCTGGAGTGCCTGCGGGAGCAGCAGAACGGCGACAGCAAGGCCGAGCTCAACATCATTGCCTTGAGCCACCGCAAAACCATGAAGAAGCGGAACAAGAAGATCCTGGACAACTGGATCACCATCCAGGAGATGCTGGCCCACGGCACTCGCTCCGCCGACGGCAAGCGGGTCTACAACCCTCTGCTCTCCGTCACCACTGTCTGA
- the PDZD4 gene encoding PDZ domain-containing protein 4 isoform X1, translating into MGCNMCVVQKPEEQYKVMLQVNGKELSKLSQEQTLEALRSSKEPLVIQVLRRSPRLRGDSSCHDLQLVDSGTQTDITFEHIMALGKLRPPTPPMVILEPYVLSELPPISHEYYDPAEFMEGGPQEADRMDELEYEEVELYKTSHRDKLGLMVCYRTDDEEDLGIYVGEVNPNSIAAKDGRIREGDRIIQINGVDVQNREEAVAILSQEENTNISLLVARPESQLAKRWKDSDRDDFLDDFGSEHEGELRARKLKPPAAQQLGNEEEKGVPDVGTGLSNSQELDSGVGRTDESTRTEESSEHDLLGDEPASAADTPGALRKSRDLHFSMDSLLAEGAALGGGDLPGLTEEEYERYRELLEIKGHLENGNQLGLLFPRASGGGNGALDVNRNESLGHEMAMLEEELRHLEFKCRNILRAQKMQQLRERCMKAWLLEEEGLYDLGAGEPKKHELSDISELPEKSDKDSTSAYNTGESCRSTPLLAEPLPESPLRRAAAAAAAAAAGNSNLNRTPPGPAGPTHPKAAPPQGSPAKFRSLSRDPELGRRPHSEERVRRSPKPGVTLERVGPEGSPYLSRRHRGQGQESEHYHSCVQLAPPRGLEELGHGPLTLAGGPRVGGAAAATEAPRMEWKVKVRSDGTRYVAKRPVRDRLLKARALKIREERSGMTTDDDAVSEMKMGRYWSKEERKQHLIRAREQRKRREFMMQSRLECLREQQNGDSKAELNIIALSHRKTMKKRNKKILDNWITIQEMLAHGTRSADGKRVYNPLLSVTTV; encoded by the exons ATGGGATGTAATATGTGCGTGGTTCAGAAACCGGAGGAGCAGTACAAAGTGATGCTTCAG GTGAACGGGAAGGAGCTCTCCAAGCTGTCTCAGGAGCAAACCCTGGAGGCCCTGCGCTCCTCCAAGGAGCCCCTAGTGATCCAGGTGCTGAGACGCAGCCCCCGCCTCCGGGGGGACAGCTCGTGCCATGACCTGCAGCTGGTGGACAGTGGCACTCAGACCGACATCACCTTTGAGCATATCATGGCGCTGGGCAAGCTGCGCCCGCCCACCCCGCCCATGGTCATCCTGGAGCCGTACGTCCTGTCTGAGCT CCCCCCCATCAGCCATGAGTATTATGACCCAGCGGAGTTCATGGAGGGCGGCCCACAGGAGGCAGACCGTATGGACGAGCTGGAGTATGAG GAGGTGGAGCTGTATAAGACCAGCCACCGAGACAAGCTAGGCCTGATGGTTTGCTACCGCACGGACGATGAGGAGGACCTGGGCATCTATGTTGGAGAG GTGAATCCCAACAGCATTGCAGCCAAAGACGGCCGGATCCGCGAGGGCGACCGGATCATCCAG ATAAATGGCGTGGACGTCCAGAACCGGGAAGAGGCGGTGGCCATTCTGAGCCAGGAGGAGAACACCAACATCTCGCTGCTGGTGGCCCGGCCTGAGAGCCAG CTGGCAAAGCGGTGGAAGGACAGTGACCGGGATGACTTTCTGGATGACTTTGGCTCTGAGCATGAGGGGGAGCTGCGCGCACGGAAGCTGAAACCCCCCGCTGCCCAGCAG CTTGGCAACGAAGAGGAGAAGGGGGTCCCCGATGTGGGCACGGGCCTGAGCAACAGCCAGGAGCTGGACAGTGGGGTGGGCCGCACCGACGAGAGCACCCGCACCGAGGAGAGCTCCGAGCACGACCTGCTGGGCGACGAGCCCGCCAGCGCCGCCGACACCCCCGGGGCCCTGCGCAAGAGCCGCGACCTGCACTTCAGCATGGACTCCCTGCTGGCCGAGGGGGCGGCGCTGGGCGGGGGCGACCTCCCGGGCCTCACGGAGGAGGAGTACGAGCGCTACCGCGAGCTGCTGGAGATCAAGGGCCACCTGGAGAACGGCAACCAGCTGGGCCTCCTCTTCCCCAGGGCGTCTGGCGGCGGCAACGGCGCCCTGGATGTGAACCGCAACGAGAGCTTGGGCCACGAGATGGCCATGCTGGAGGAGGAGCTGCGACACCTGGAGTTCAAGTGCCGCAACATCCTGCGGGCGCAGAAGATGCAGCAGCTGCGCGAGCGCTGCATGAAGGCCTggctgctggaggaggagggtCTCTACGACCTGGGGGCCGGCGAGCCCAAGAAGCACGAGCTGTCGGACATCTCCGAGCTGCCAGAGAAGTCGGACAAGGACAGCACCAGCGCCTACAACACCGGGGAGAGCTGCCGCAGCACCCCGCTGCTCGCAGAGCCCCTGCCGGAGAGCCCCCTGCggcgggccgccgccgccgccgccgccgccgccgccggcaaCTCCAACTTGAACCGGACCCCTCCCGGCCCCGCcggccccacccaccccaaggCAGCCCCTCCGCAGGGGAGCCCCGCCAAGTTCCGATCTCTCTCCCGGGATCCCGAGCTGGGCCGGAGACCGCACTCGGAGGAGCGAGTCCGCCGGAGCCCCAAGCCGGGCGTGACCCTGGAGCGCGTGGGCCCCGAAGGCAGCCCTTACCTCTCGCGGCGCCACCGCGGCCAGGGCCAAGAGAGCGAGCACTACCACAGCTGTGTGCAGCTGGCCCCGCCGCGCGGCCTGGAAGAGCTGGGCCACGGGCCCCTCACTCTGGCCGGCGGCCCCCGGGTGGGCGGGGCAGCGGCGGCCACCGAAGCCCCCCGCATGGAGTGGAAGGTCAAGGTGCGCAGCGATGGGACCCGCTATGTGGCCAAGCGGCCGGTGCGCGATCGCCTCCTCAAAGCCCGGGCCCTGAAGATCCGGGAGGAGCGCAGCGGCATGACCACCGACGACGATGCGGTGAGCGAGATGAAGATGGGCCGCTACTGGAGCAAGGAGGAGCGGAAGCAGCACCTGATCCGGGCCCGGGAGCAGCGGAAGCGGCGCGAGTTCATGATGCAGAGCCGGCTGGAGTGCCTGCGGGAGCAGCAGAACGGCGACAGCAAGGCCGAGCTCAACATCATTGCCTTGAGCCACCGCAAAACCATGAAGAAGCGGAACAAGAAGATCCTGGACAACTGGATCACCATCCAGGAGATGCTGGCCCACGGCACTCGCTCCGCCGACGGCAAGCGGGTCTACAACCCTCTGCTCTCCGTCACCACTGTCTGA